The following proteins come from a genomic window of Candidatus Bipolaricaulis sibiricus:
- a CDS encoding AAA family ATPase, protein MITERDLSEARDAFGALRAGIARVVVGQDAVVEVVLWAILSRGHVLLEGVPGLGKTLLVRALARALGLSFSRIQFTPDLMPADISGTNVFSGDGFRFLRGPVFAHVVLADEVNRATPKTQSALLEAMQEGQVTIGTETHPLPVPFTVLATQNPIEMEGTYPLPEAQVDRFLFKAEVGFPREDELVEIVRRNTEGQGITLPEPVLSEESVRRAQAVVAEYPVPRPLMEYAAQLVLSTHPSHPGAPEMVKRYVQYGASPRGSLALILGAKARAFLAGRHHVGVDDIRAALRPALVHRIIPNFRADADGVSPGQLVDEAAKAVRAP, encoded by the coding sequence GTGATCACGGAGAGAGATCTGAGCGAAGCTCGGGACGCATTCGGAGCGCTGCGGGCAGGGATCGCGCGCGTCGTCGTGGGACAGGACGCGGTGGTGGAGGTTGTGCTGTGGGCCATCCTGTCCCGCGGGCACGTCCTTCTCGAGGGAGTGCCTGGCCTGGGCAAGACGCTCCTTGTCCGCGCTCTGGCGCGGGCACTCGGGCTCTCGTTCTCGCGCATCCAGTTCACCCCCGATCTGATGCCAGCGGACATCTCGGGGACGAACGTGTTCTCCGGCGATGGGTTCCGATTCCTGCGCGGGCCGGTGTTCGCACACGTTGTCCTTGCCGACGAGGTCAACCGGGCCACCCCGAAGACCCAGTCCGCCCTCCTCGAGGCGATGCAGGAGGGGCAGGTCACGATCGGCACCGAGACTCACCCGCTGCCGGTTCCGTTCACGGTACTCGCCACCCAGAACCCGATCGAGATGGAGGGGACGTACCCCCTCCCCGAGGCCCAGGTGGATCGGTTCCTGTTCAAGGCCGAGGTCGGGTTCCCCAGGGAGGACGAGCTCGTGGAGATCGTGCGACGGAACACGGAGGGGCAGGGAATCACGCTTCCCGAGCCTGTGCTCTCGGAGGAATCCGTGCGCCGGGCCCAGGCGGTCGTGGCGGAGTATCCCGTCCCGAGGCCGCTCATGGAGTACGCAGCCCAGCTCGTGCTGTCCACTCACCCCAGCCACCCGGGGGCTCCGGAGATGGTGAAGCGGTACGTCCAGTACGGGGCGAGCCCGCGGGGCAGCCTGGCCTTGATCTTGGGGGCGAAGGCCCGCGCGTTCCTCGCTGGTCGGCACCACGTGGGCGTGGACGACATCCGCGCCGCACTGCGCCCGGCGCTCGTGCACCGGATCATCCCCAACTTCCGGGCGGATGCCGATGGGGTGTCCCCCGGCCAGCTCGTGGACGAGGCGGCGAAGGCAGTCCGCGCACCATGA
- a CDS encoding DNA mismatch repair protein MutL → MPIRRLDETVIRKIAAGEVVERPSSVAKELVENALDAGSRRIELAIEAGGVALLRVDDNGVGMGPDEMRLAIERHTTSKLVTEEDLRHVRTLGFRGEALAAICAVARVRILSRPAGVDLGHEIRIEEGVVAEERPAPRPVGTTVEVRDLFWNVPARRGFLDSPAAEGRHLLSALRRIVLAQPEVAFAACSDGREVLDVPAAPGPQARIGQIYGTSFSARLIPVELDEPGVRLRAWFAPPELARPTRVDQHLFLSGRAVRPGLLSVGIAQVYNRYLPRGQHAAFFLYLDVDPELVDVNVHPRKEEVRFRSDRSVMDLVRRAAVRALGGGVAIGGWSAGPPRSYAPPPRAAAADMERPLVREPSPVVSPRRSWRVVGQAQASYILVEEVDGLEIVDQHAAHERVLFEQYVHQTALPTQEFLVPVQVEVPFDRAEALRRALPELAQIGVHLEPFGAQAFLLRGWPAPLADRQSRLGFQEPLAAVGERLLEGEAPLVELWREVACAAAIRAGEPLTPEEQEALIQSWKATDEPARCPHGRPVVVRVAWDDLAHRLGR, encoded by the coding sequence ATGCCGATCCGACGGTTGGATGAAACGGTGATCCGCAAGATCGCGGCCGGGGAAGTGGTCGAGCGCCCGAGCTCGGTCGCCAAGGAACTCGTGGAGAACGCGCTCGACGCGGGATCTCGTCGAATCGAACTCGCCATCGAGGCGGGGGGGGTCGCCCTCCTTCGGGTCGACGACAACGGCGTCGGGATGGGCCCCGATGAGATGCGGCTCGCGATCGAACGGCACACCACGAGCAAACTCGTCACGGAGGAGGATCTCCGCCACGTTCGGACCCTCGGGTTTCGCGGGGAGGCGCTCGCTGCGATCTGCGCGGTGGCGCGAGTCCGGATCCTCTCGCGGCCCGCAGGGGTGGACCTGGGTCACGAGATCCGCATTGAGGAAGGGGTCGTGGCCGAAGAGCGACCCGCTCCCCGCCCGGTGGGAACCACCGTTGAGGTGCGCGACTTGTTCTGGAACGTCCCTGCCCGCCGCGGATTCCTCGACTCCCCCGCTGCGGAGGGGCGTCACCTCCTGTCCGCCCTGCGGCGGATCGTCCTCGCCCAGCCGGAGGTGGCGTTCGCGGCTTGCTCCGATGGGCGGGAGGTCCTCGACGTTCCCGCCGCCCCTGGACCCCAGGCGCGGATCGGACAGATCTACGGTACATCCTTCTCTGCCCGCCTGATCCCGGTCGAGCTGGACGAACCGGGGGTTCGACTCCGGGCCTGGTTCGCCCCCCCCGAACTCGCCCGTCCGACACGCGTCGATCAGCATCTGTTCCTGTCAGGGCGCGCAGTGCGGCCGGGGTTGCTCTCGGTGGGGATCGCGCAGGTCTACAACCGGTATCTCCCACGGGGCCAGCACGCCGCGTTCTTCCTCTATCTCGATGTCGACCCAGAACTCGTCGACGTGAACGTCCATCCCCGCAAGGAGGAGGTCCGGTTCCGGTCGGACCGTTCCGTGATGGACCTCGTCCGCCGGGCTGCCGTGCGGGCCCTCGGCGGGGGGGTGGCCATCGGCGGCTGGAGCGCAGGGCCGCCCCGATCCTATGCCCCTCCCCCCCGAGCCGCTGCTGCCGATATGGAGCGCCCGCTGGTTCGTGAGCCATCGCCCGTGGTCTCCCCCCGCCGCTCGTGGCGCGTCGTCGGGCAGGCCCAGGCGAGCTACATCCTCGTCGAGGAGGTGGACGGTCTCGAGATCGTCGACCAGCACGCCGCCCACGAGCGGGTCCTGTTCGAGCAGTACGTCCATCAGACCGCACTACCGACGCAGGAGTTCCTCGTCCCCGTGCAGGTCGAGGTTCCGTTCGATCGCGCCGAGGCGCTGCGCAGGGCACTGCCCGAACTCGCGCAGATCGGGGTTCACCTGGAACCGTTCGGGGCACAGGCGTTTCTCCTGCGGGGATGGCCGGCGCCGCTCGCCGACCGTCAGTCGCGCCTGGGGTTCCAAGAACCGCTCGCCGCTGTGGGCGAGCGCCTTCTGGAGGGGGAGGCCCCCCTGGTTGAGCTGTGGCGCGAGGTGGCATGCGCGGCGGCCATCCGCGCGGGCGAACCGCTCACACCCGAGGAACAGGAGGCGTTGATCCAGTCCTGGAAGGCAACGGACGAACCGGCACGCTGCCCCCACGGCCGTCCGGTCGTCGTCCGCGTGGCATGGGACGACCTCGCCCACCGGTTGGGGCGGTAG